A region from the Achromobacter seleniivolatilans genome encodes:
- a CDS encoding extracellular catalytic domain type 1 short-chain-length polyhydroxyalkanoate depolymerase gives MARSFTNLFFKAAKKLSKLQRAALRIAAPKTARKRTVSARKAAVAARQAARAAPPAAARTPVAPSLGNGRWEASRQFSDGSGRQLTFARYTPVSAPRSGMPLVVMLHGCRQTSLAFARGTRMNQWADAGGFMVLYPQQSMTRQMQRCWRWFQPDADHGGAEADLIAALIRAEIPRHGVDPERVYIAGLSAGAGMAALVALRHPALIAALAMHSGPVVGDAHSATGGIGTMRRGSVKPLLPLLEGVADPAVFKLGMPAMILQGQLDPAVVPRNARQLFEQFRALNDLRPEDLPVERVLGLGTEKAYRRVDMLQGRKTILRLCEITRVEHAWSGGDAAVKYHARGGPDASALIWRFFQGLRRTGAVLPDS, from the coding sequence ATGGCGCGCAGTTTTACCAATCTGTTTTTCAAAGCCGCAAAAAAACTCAGCAAGCTTCAGCGTGCGGCGTTGCGCATTGCGGCGCCCAAAACCGCAAGAAAGCGCACCGTGTCGGCGCGCAAGGCGGCGGTTGCCGCCCGTCAGGCGGCCCGTGCGGCGCCACCTGCGGCTGCGCGAACGCCTGTGGCGCCTTCCTTGGGCAATGGCCGCTGGGAAGCCTCGCGGCAGTTTTCAGACGGGTCCGGGCGCCAACTGACGTTTGCGCGCTATACGCCTGTATCCGCGCCGCGTAGCGGCATGCCGCTGGTGGTGATGTTGCACGGTTGCCGGCAAACCTCGCTGGCATTTGCGCGTGGTACGCGCATGAATCAATGGGCCGATGCGGGGGGGTTTATGGTGCTGTATCCGCAGCAGTCCATGACTCGCCAGATGCAGCGCTGCTGGCGCTGGTTCCAGCCCGACGCCGATCATGGCGGCGCCGAGGCTGATCTGATCGCAGCGTTGATCCGGGCGGAAATTCCGCGGCATGGTGTGGACCCGGAGCGCGTTTATATCGCCGGTCTGTCAGCGGGGGCGGGCATGGCGGCGCTGGTGGCCTTGCGTCACCCCGCACTGATCGCCGCGCTTGCGATGCATTCCGGGCCGGTGGTGGGTGATGCCCACAGCGCCACCGGCGGCATCGGTACGATGCGGCGCGGCAGCGTCAAGCCCTTGCTGCCCTTGCTTGAAGGCGTGGCGGACCCCGCCGTGTTCAAGCTGGGTATGCCCGCCATGATTCTGCAGGGGCAGTTGGACCCGGCAGTGGTGCCGCGCAATGCCAGGCAGTTGTTCGAACAATTCCGGGCATTGAACGACCTGCGCCCGGAAGATCTTCCCGTTGAACGCGTGCTGGGCCTGGGCACCGAAAAGGCGTACCGGCGTGTAGACATGTTGCAAGGCCGCAAGACAATACTGCGGTTGTGCGAGATCACCCGCGTGGAACACGCCTGGAGTGGCGGCGACGCAGCGGTGAAATACCACGCGCGTGGCGGGCCGGACGCATCTGCGCTGATCTGGCGCTTCTTTCAGGGCTTGCGGCGCACGGGGGCCGTTTTGCCGGATTCGTAG